The following is a genomic window from Amycolatopsis acidiphila.
TTGAATTCAGGGTTTTCACCCGAGGTCGTCCCGGCCACGGCTCATTACCGTCGAAGGCATGAGCACCTTGCCTGCCCCCACGGACCCCGCCAAGCGGATCCTGCCGGTCAAATACAAGTCGGCGGGCATCGTCGTGCTCGCCTTCACCGTGCTGATGTACCTGGTCGAGCTCGTCGACACCGGGTTGCACCACCGGCTCGACAGCGAGGGCGTCGTGCCGAGAACGCTGTCCGGGCTCGACGGCGTCGTATGGGCGCCGCTGCTGCACGGTAGCTGGGCGCACCTGTTCAGCAACACCATCCCCGTACTGCTGTTCGGCTTCCTCGCGATGGCGTCCGGGCTCACCAGGTGGATCGCGGTGACCGCACTCATCTGGGTGGTCAGCGGCCTGGGCGTCTGGCTCACCGCCGGCAGCGGCACGTCCACGATCGGCGCCTCCGGTCTCGCCTTCGGCTGGCTCGCGTACCTGCTGGTCCGCGGCCTGTTCAACCGCTCGTTCGGGCAACTGGCCGTCGCCGCGGGGCTGCTGCTCATCTGGGGCGGCACCCTCTGGGGCCTGCTACCCGGCAACCCGGGCATCTCCTGGCAGGCGCACGTCTTCGGCGCACTCGGCGGGATCGTGGCGGCGTGGCTCGCCGCGAGTGCCGACCGGGCGAAGGCACGAAAGGCCGCTAGTAACCTGCAAGTGTGATCACTCGCGAAGGTCCGATCGGTGTTTTCGACTCCGGCGTCGGCGGGTTGACCGTCGCCCGCGCGATCCTCGAACAGCTTCCGCACGAGCAGCTCCGCTACGTCGGCGACACCGCGCACAACCCCTACGGGCCGCTGCCCATCGCCCGGGCCCGCGAGCTGACGCTGGCCGCGCTGGACGAGCTGGTCGCCGGGGGAGTCAAAGCCCTCGTGATCGCGTGCAACACCGCTTCGGCCGCGTGCCTGCGCGACGCACGCGAGCGCTACGACGTGCCGGTCATCGAGGTCGTGCTGCCCGCCGTGCGACGGGCCGTCACGGCGACGCACTCCGGCCGCATCGGCGTGATCGGCACCGAGGGCACCGTCCGATCCCGCGCGTACGACGACGCCTTCGCCGCCGCCCGCGACGTCACGGTCACGAGTGTCGCCTGCCCGCGCTTCGTCGACTTCGTCGAGCGCGGGATCACCTCCGGGCGCCAGATACTCGGCCTGGCGCAGGGATATCTGGAACCGTTGCTGCGCGCGGAGGTCGACACGCTCGTGCTCGGCTGCACGCACTACCCGCTGCTCGGCGGCGTGCTGCAGATCGTCATGGGGCCCGACGTCACGCTCGTGTCCAGCGCCGAGGAGACGGCCAAGGACGTGGTGCGCGTGCTGACCGAACGGGACCTGCTGACCGAACGCGAGGACAGCCCGCGGCACGAGTTCATCGCGACCGGGTCGCCCGAGCCGTTCGCGCGGCTGGCGCAGCGGTTCATGGGGTTCGCGCCCGACGTCCTTTCGCCCGCGACCCGCTGACGTGGCAGGGTGGCGCTCGTGCGACTGACGATTCTGGGCTGCTCGGGCAGCATCCCGGGCCCGGGCAAGGCCGCGTCGGGCTACCTCCTCGAGGCCGAGGGCTTCCTGCTGGGCCTGGAGCTCGGCAACGGCACCTTCGCCGAGCTGCAGGCGCGGCACGACCCGTTCGACCTCGGCGCGCTCGTGCTCTCGCACCTGCACCCCGACCACTGTGCGGACTTCGGCGCACTCACCGTGCTGCGCCGCTACCACCCGCACCCGCCCTTCGACGTCTCCGCGCGCCGGCTTCCCGTGCACGCGCCCGAGAACGCGCCGCTGCGGCTGGCGAAGGCATACGCGCCCAACGACGTCGAGCTCGCCGAAACAGACCTTTCGGACACCTACTCGTTTCACACCCTCAACGGGGACACTGCCCGGCTCGGGCCGTTCGAGCTGCGCGCGATCCCGGTGAACCATCCGACCGAGGCGTTCGGGCTGCGCGTCAGCCACGGCGGCCGGACGCTGGCCTACACCGGTGACACCGGGCCCTGCGACAGCCTCGACGAGCTCGCCCGTGGCGCCGACGTCCTGCTGGCGGAGGCGACCTGGACCGACTCGCCCGACCGGCCGCCGGGGGTGCACCTGTCCGGGAAGCAGGCCGGGGCCCTGGCCCGCCGGGCCGGTGCCGGGCGGCTGTTGCTGACGCACGTGGCGCCGTGGAGCGACCGCGCCGCGATCCTGGCCGAGGCCGAAGCCGAGTTCCCCGGCGCGGTGCTCGTCGAACAGGGTGGCAGGTACGAGGTGTGACGAGGGCTCTACTCTGCACTCGTGGCA
Proteins encoded in this region:
- a CDS encoding rhomboid family intramembrane serine protease; the protein is MSTLPAPTDPAKRILPVKYKSAGIVVLAFTVLMYLVELVDTGLHHRLDSEGVVPRTLSGLDGVVWAPLLHGSWAHLFSNTIPVLLFGFLAMASGLTRWIAVTALIWVVSGLGVWLTAGSGTSTIGASGLAFGWLAYLLVRGLFNRSFGQLAVAAGLLLIWGGTLWGLLPGNPGISWQAHVFGALGGIVAAWLAASADRAKARKAASNLQV
- the murI gene encoding glutamate racemase; translated protein: MITREGPIGVFDSGVGGLTVARAILEQLPHEQLRYVGDTAHNPYGPLPIARARELTLAALDELVAGGVKALVIACNTASAACLRDARERYDVPVIEVVLPAVRRAVTATHSGRIGVIGTEGTVRSRAYDDAFAAARDVTVTSVACPRFVDFVERGITSGRQILGLAQGYLEPLLRAEVDTLVLGCTHYPLLGGVLQIVMGPDVTLVSSAEETAKDVVRVLTERDLLTEREDSPRHEFIATGSPEPFARLAQRFMGFAPDVLSPATR
- a CDS encoding MBL fold metallo-hydrolase, which translates into the protein MRLTILGCSGSIPGPGKAASGYLLEAEGFLLGLELGNGTFAELQARHDPFDLGALVLSHLHPDHCADFGALTVLRRYHPHPPFDVSARRLPVHAPENAPLRLAKAYAPNDVELAETDLSDTYSFHTLNGDTARLGPFELRAIPVNHPTEAFGLRVSHGGRTLAYTGDTGPCDSLDELARGADVLLAEATWTDSPDRPPGVHLSGKQAGALARRAGAGRLLLTHVAPWSDRAAILAEAEAEFPGAVLVEQGGRYEV